CGGTACAATCAATAATAAGCAAGTTATTCGGGGTGACAGAGTTAAATGGTGCACCCTGTATAATCCGAATTTGAAGAATGTGAAATAATTCATGAAGTAACTCGGAAGTATGCTCTGTCTAGTCAtgagaatgaaattaaaaaaaattgttgatgtATTTGTATCTCTCGTACTCTatagctatacctatatatgaaATAGTTGCGCAGCGCCACCTGCCGCGAATTCGTTCTACCGCGAGGCCAGCGCTCTCTCTCGTGTCTGTGTTTGTCCGACCGCCGCAGCGTGCAGCTGGTCGCTACTCCTGTATCACCATTTACTTTAATATTCAATAAAACCTTTTGTATCGTCTATATATTGTAACGTGGTGCGCCCAATCCTCTAAAagataggaagaaaaagatacaTAGAAGTAGGAGACACGAATACTGATCAACGGAAGTGTGTAGGTCAGTATACGTGAAGCGCGCTGGCAATTGTTTTTTCGCGATCGCCGGGAGTACCTCAGAAGGCCCCGAGCAAACCAGATGAGTTGAATATGTGACTCCTAGAGGGATACGAACGAATAGTGGCCTCTCGTGGGAACAAAAGGATGAAGGGGATATATAATCCACCGAATTCCTCACTCAAACAGGATCACCATATCCCTTGTACCTGATCACCTAGcgaagttgctggcatcgcggagtggcttcggtcCCTCTGCCTGTCTAGATCTTCAATAGGTTTTCTCTCAAAAAAGTCTTCTTTTGCCCggtaaagttgctggcatcgcggagttgcttcggtttctctgcctgtccagatctttacCCGTAAAATCTTGCCCggtaaagttgctggcatcgcggagtggcttcggtttctctgcctgtccagatctttacCCGTAAAATCCTGCACAAATctgagttgctggcatcgcggagtggcttcggtctctttgcctgtccagatctctgattttcccctatttttggTTCGCATGCCGGCATCGCGGAGACGCTTCGGTCTCtttgcctgtccagatctctgatttttcccTATTTTTGGTTCGCATGCCGGCATCGCGGAGACGCTTCGGTTTCTTTGCCTGTCCGGAGCTATAACCACctaaaaaatcttttccccctaaattcaattgaatactAAAGTCAACGCATTGAGGTTGCATTAAATTCCCTCCTTGTGCCTAGATTCTGGGATATGGTTGTTCTCTACAAGTATAAGAGTTTCTAGTATAGAAAATAGTAGAACCTTCAAAAgtgagaaaacagaaagagtTATAAAGATAGATAGGATAGTCCCTAAAAAAGGATATCTGTTATTAATTAaacaatttgtgaaaaaaggaaagaaatcctCTTAACCTTAAGAAAAGTGTTTGTAAATTCCCATCACTCCCATATAATTGTGTGTCCTGAATAAAAACCTATGTTCCACTATaaatccttccttcctacgTCGCAATCATAGTCCagtcctatttattttttgtatccggCCCAAGGACGTATGTCCAATCGACCGAGAAGAAGAGTCTAAAAATTGCGCCCAACATTCACATTAAATCTGCCGATAGTAACAAACCGGTACAATATATTCACTTATGTATTATAACAACCTTAACAGGTTATGGGCCCAGCTAGTCGCGAATAGTGAAAAAGTTCGAAACAATTGCTCATCGTGATCACGCGTTCTTTCGTTCGAGTACACTATTGCATTACGTTCCGCGCAGTGCTCGACGAGTAAAGGTTGTCCACTTGCCCGGCACAGCACAGCCCGGTACTGTCCATCACCTGACGGCGACGTTTAGTGGCATCGCCCACTTGCCCGGCGACAACCGGCAGGCCACAAGTTAgggatgatttgaaaaaacatttaGTTGACATGTACTAGTGAAAGAACATGTGTGCCAGCAGTTCTGATGACGATGTCATCATAGTGGCCGCATTATTggccgaagaagaaaatttgaaaaaaaaaagaaggatgtGGGTCCATCCAATTAATCAAAAGAGGGCAAGGCATGGAGAGTTCCATCATCTATTTAACGATTTAAAAGAAGACGagcgcaaattttttcaatattttagaATGTCACCcagtaaattttttgaaattctcgaCCTTCTCGAGCCTGCACTAACATTTGAAAACACTTCATTTAGAAGAGCAAtatcgaaagaagaaagactTGCTGTAGCATTAAGGTAAGTAATAAATCATTATTGCACTTTTTTAAAATGTTTATTCAAAGTAAATATACCAAGTATCGAGACACAAAAATTATACTGCATTcttaaaaagtagaaaaaacaaatattttttttatagtaaTTTAGTAGGCGTACACAGCTACAaatactatttttttattcaaacgtaTAGAATACAAAATGGTACTTTAAATACTTGCGTTATCATTGTTGGCGTTGTGATATTTAGCGTTATCTTCGACGAAATCATTCGAAGGTGATGGAATAGGAGTCAAGACTGAATCATTGTGTTCAGAATACAGCGGATATAATAAGGCTGAAGAACGTTGTGTTTGTGGTTGAGAATAGAGCGTCGGTGAAATAGCTGGAGGATGCTGTGTTTGAGGCTGCGGATATGGCGTCTGATACGTCTGTTGCTGAAACTGTGCTTGTCGCATAGTGGCCCGATTATGTTGATAGGAGTTCGTAAATCGATGGGGTTGATTAGCAAAAGCAGTTTCTTGACTTGTAGGTGGACTCATCGAGCTGAAATTCATGTTCCTTGTTTCTGCATCGCTAACAATCCCAAATATTTTTGACTTCACTTCAATTTGCAATTGTGGAGAAAACGTTTTTACCGTTTCAGCCAtgcaatcaaaaaattttgttattggGTCGGAAGTATTCGATGTTTCAggtctcggttttttttggttgcttttttcgtttaaataattttgaagAACTGCTGCTGTTGACAGTGTATTTTTCGTCTgtcgaatattagattttttttgtcctgaCATTCGTGATTCGTTTGAGACAGCACTACAGGATCTAGGTTCTGATCTAGGCGTTGGTAAACATGTTGCAATGTCGACGGGACTGGTAAAATCATCTACATCAGCATAACTGCTTTCTACGGTGTCTTGCTGCTGCATTTCGTTTTCCGATGAATCAGATTGATCAATATTAGTGATTTGCTTTCTGTCTGCTAGGAAAGGTCGCAAGAACGTTTATCATAACgccaacactttttttttgctgctgATTCGCCACTTTGAGTCTTCTGACACTTCATAGATTTTCGATAGCTATCTCTCAATGTGCTCCATCTTTTTTTGCATTCGGAagctaaaaattaaaatacttaattttgaaattcgcacTATCTAAATAGATTATGCTTGTTTTTCTAGGTTTTTTAGTACGCGAGACACATTTCGAACAATTGCATTCAGCTACCGACTTGGAGAAACAACAGTTCGCGATATCGTGTATGGAACTTGTGAGGCCATATGGCAAACATTGAGACCATTGGTAATGCCTACTCCTTCAAAAGATACTTGGTTAACAAACGAACGGGATTTCCaaagaatttggaattttccaAACTGCGTTGCTGCCATCGATGGGAAGCACATCGTTACTGACAAACCGCCTAATAGTGGATCCTTGTATTTCAATTACAAGAAAACGTTTAGTATCGTTTTACTTGCATTTGTGGATGCTCATGGTAGATTCAGTGCCATTGATGTAGGTGCTTATGGAAGAAATAGCGATGGGGGAATATTTGCAAATTCGGTAATCGGCAAGAAGTTGTGCAGAAATACTTTGGATTTACCTCAAGACAAGTCTTTACCTGGCACTAATGAAATCTTGCCGTACGTTTTCGTCGGAGATGAGGCTTTTCCTTTACACAAACATTTAATGCGTCCTTATCCTGGTAGCGAAATACTGAATAACGAGGAAATCAAAATATACAATTACAGACTAAGTAGAGCTAGACGAATTGCAGAAAATTGTTTCGGAATTTTATCCCTGAGCACCTTGATAAAGTTGTTCTTGCTACATGTTGTTTACATAACTTTCTCCGAAATGATGTATGCCATTGGACCGAAGCTGATGAAGATAATCGAACCTCACAAGGATTAAGGGATATATCGAGAATAGGAGGATCTTCGACTACAGTTGCATTGGAagttagaaataaattcaaaaattatttcaactctGAAGCCGGCTCGGTGCCGTGGAAAACGGCAATGGTtagaaaaggcaaaaaaaatatttaagttCAAGTTACATTGATATATACATTGATACACAGTACACACATTGATTTATATTGTCAcacattcgtttatttttcgagaaaaaaaatttatcaaattcaaaCAAGACTATTCCAACCACTGCGTACAACCGCCGTCAATGTAtgtgtgaataaataaatataaatactcACTtggtttattcatttctcctGCAATTTCCTCCCATACGTTATCCTTACGTTGTTGATTGTGATAGTTGCTATTACTAAAGTCATACAGTTCCTCGTATTTTTGAACTAagcaaattaatttttcttcatccattTTGATCAACTTGGCTCGATCTGCTGTGAACATCAACTGACAGAATATTGCAAAATAGCGATGCTTTTGACAAGTTTCGACAACTTAATGCTCGCAGGAGCTGGCCGGCGCTGGCCGGCGATGCGCTCATTTGGCCAGTCCGTCACAGCACGAACCGTCGTTTTTCCGGAAAGGATTGGGTTCCGGTGATCCTTTCCGTCAGCATTCGCGCCGGGCTGTGCTGTGCCGGGCAAGTGGGCGACAACCTTAATACGAAAGACCAGTGAGAAAGTATAACCTGCGCAAAAATGGCTGATACAAAAATAGACATTGGGTCTGTGACAAAATTTGACGGCAGAAATTTCCAGCAGTGGAAATTCCAGATCAAGTGTGCGCTAAGAGCCAAGGGCATATACGGCATCGTAGTCGGAACAGCAGGGCTCATAGCGGGCAACTaggcaaaaaaaagtgagaaaagtGACTTGCAGTATTTCAAAAGTGACTAAATAGTGACTAAAACTGATGAATTTTGgtaaatttatgaataaatatggaTCAGTTAATCATACGCGAAGTACTTAGGTGTGTGATGTTCCGTGTTCAGCACATGCGTATCGAACCCACGTTCTAATATGTCTTATCCCACAAACTTcgagaaattaatttcttctttttaatggaatgataataatgtttTGCAGCTTATGTTCAAGTTTCAGCGGTCAAATTGTTGATCtactatttttaaataaatattccaatCCGTAAAGTCCTATCTTCTCAATGTGGGCTACGGCATATTAGAACGTGGGTATCGATATCCAAGTTGTGAGGATGACAATATGTATTCACAAAAAAAGTAACTACTATTATGAACTGTATCAATCAAGTTTTATTTAGCAACGGAACAGAATGAGTTTTAGCCTATATAAAACTTTGATTCAATAACCCAGCATAACGTGGCACATAATAAACATTTTTATGTAAtaacaaaattgaacaaaacagaaaatattACTTATAGTAAGTGTCAGTCTTGAACATATGCTTAGAAATTATCAGTACGgtactatttttatttaggAACTTTATACCACTGAAGGAAGTACCTTCTTTGGCTCTTACTTGCTTACTTGCTGTCGGCCTTATTTATCAAATATGACTTTTTTACTTCGAGCTTCTTATAAATGGATTCCCGCTTGCTTTTCTtgttatcttcttcttttcttaggTGTTTTACACTTTGCAACATACTTTGTGCTAACTGTATCTCTTCCATATCCTTATTTCCGATTGCCCTGTTAAGTCTATCGTTTGCTTCAGTGAACAATTTATCAGCCAATTTCCTctgttgtttttcttcctgGTCGGCACTTTTAAATTCTGTCTCAagtattttgagtttttttctggattgttccattttctctttcaaagctcttttcttttcaatttctggTTTTTCTGCGTTTCTTGtaacttcttcttcctttgccGCCCTTGCCACCTCTTCCAAATAGTTTTTGTATTTCAGGTGAGCACTCTCTGCTGCAAGTATCAGTTTCTTCGTCATGGGAACTAATTCTGGTTTATTTTGAAATCTCTTCATGCCATccttaatatatattttagcaTTCAACGTTTTCAATGACATTGCCGTTTTGTCTTGGGTGAGGATTCGACCAGAAGATGAAAACCCTCTTTCAATATCAGCACTTCCATGAGAAAGTGAGAGACTGGCTTTGACAATCTTACTAATATTCGGGTATTTTTGTTCCCCCAATCCAGTTTTGAGTTTCATGATTTCTCTCCAGAAGTGATCAATACGTTGAGATTTGTTGTCAGGTAACTTTTCCATGGCAAGCATTTTCCATTCATCAGCTAACTTGATACTGGATATTTCCAATGGCAAGGCATCTACTATTTTTTGTATGCTTCGAATGaatgcttctttttttattgcttCCGGCTGGAGACATCGGAAGTGCTTAGTAACTGTTCCAATGAAGAGACAGGTTTTGGTGAGAATGTGCTTTGCAGCTTCCAGATAATGATTCTGAgctttttttaaaaagtgTACACGGTCGACTCCAGGAAGGGATTTCAAAATGTCCTGAACTTCACTCGTGCAATATACTTCAGCAACAGGCAGTAAATTCTTATGAAGAAACGGATCATTTTCGTTCAATGGATTAGCAAGGACGTGTGTTTTGCAAATCCTTCCAGCCAAGGTGTGAAACAGCAGCTTCAACTCGTCGTGAATCAACGGTTCTTGGCAATGATATTTTCGTGTGAAACTTTGATGAACATCGGCCGATTCGATAACAAAACATATTTCTGCTTTCAACGTGGGATTCTTCAAAGTAGTGGCTATATCGTCGCCATGCTTTGAAGgtaattgtttttgttttggtaCTGCTTTTAGAAAAAACTCACGAATTGCTTCCCACTGTTCAAGCAGTCGGCGTGCAGAGTCTTGTAAAGTCAACCATCTCGATGGAACATGCTTtataaatcgatgaaatggaaCACTACAGTTCTGTTGAATTATAGTATAATCTTCCCAGCGCTTTGGCCAACCAtcaaaatagtaaaaaactTGTATTGCAAGTTGACTAACGTTATGCCCCAATTGTTCGAGACCTTTCAAAAAAGCGTTGTGCACGATGTGGATGTTGCATGTTCCAATGTCAAGTAGGCCCTTGTTCCTTCCAATTTTTGCATGTTCATTTACCAATCTAAAGACTTTTTTGTTGACATTTGGTCCATCGCTGCCTAGCATAAGTAGACGATGAACAGGAAGACCAGCATTGTCCAGTGCTTTATAAATTGATTCTTCAAGATCTTCGGCTTTAGCTTGCCCTAGAAAAAACGTTTCCAAATGATGGATTACGACTAGTTCCTCGGTCTCTGACCAATAGCGTAGTGCTACCTGCAActcttttttgctttcattaTTGGTCGTCTCATCGTATATTAGTGTATACCAAGCAGCTGAACAGTCTTCCAAAATCGTTTCACGAAAGTACGGCCCAAGAGCTACCGTGATGACGTACCTAAGTTTCGCAGGACTCAAAGTGAATGCAATCGGAACGCTGTTTGGAAACATTTCTTTAAATAGATCTGGAATTCCTTGGGATGATGCAGCAGACCAATCAGATACAACGATCTTAAGACACCACAAGATTTCAGCCTTCGTAGCTGCGGATTTAGATGAAAAGAGTTCGATTTGATTCGGAGTGTCTGTTTCAGAAGCCTGGAGTGTCTGCCCAACAAGGTTTGACGGCTTCTTAGTGAGATGGAGTTGATGGACGTCTAGCTTTGTCCTAGCATTGGCTGTGTGTTTTGCTGTTGCACAATGTTGTAGTAAAGCCTGGAACCCTTTCTTGTCGCAATTTATTGTGGCTGTACATATTTTGCAGAATATTTCCGCattgtccgttttttttccctagcTTGATATCGGATACCCTAACGAATCGTTCTTTCGGAGCCAGTCACTCTGGATTTTACATTTACCCATCCTAAGCCTCAGTGATAAACTACTCTGCGGCTGTATGTAGAAAAAAGTTTCTATTACAATAAAGCCAAATAAAGCAAATGAATAAGAAGTATTGGTGTACAAAGTTGACTCAAATGAACGATAAAcagatataaatttaattgaagTGAAAACGCTATACGGATACCACTCACCTTTGAATCTCGTACTACCTTCTCAATCTCAGATTATCTGAGATAATATTTGTACGATCACAAAAAAACTCAAACTCGAAAGACAGTTGGCGGTTATgtcactaattgtaagttgcGGGTGTCTAATAAGATGGATCTCAGTTGATACGGCAGACCGGTTTGCCGGCTGGTCGATACCGGATACGGCAGATTGGTTAGTAAATTATCTGTATGTAGATTTACAATGTACCCACATAAGAATGAAAgcgaaattttctttataaaAGAACGTCGGGATCAttgaaaaatagttgaaaaaagtgACTCTTGCAgaaaaagtgacaaaaaaGTGAGTCCGTGAAAAAAAGTGACTAATAGTGAGAAAAGTGACACACTATGAGCCCTGGAACAGAGAAAATTCCGGCCGCCACGCCAACGGATAACAAAGTCGAGCAGATAGCTACATGGAAAAAGGGCGACGCGGCAGCGATGTTCGTGATGACGACGGCCATGGACTTTTCGCAGATAGTATTGGTGCCGAATTGCGAGACGTCGAAAGCGATGCTGAACAAGCTGACTGCTATATATGAGCAAAAATCGGAGACGAACAAGATGCTCGCCCATGAGAGATTCTCCCAATACCGCATGGACCCGAACGACTCGGTGGCTCATCACATCGCGAAAGTAGAAAACCTCGCCCAGGTCTTGCgagaaacgggagaaaagatCAGCGACATCGCAGTCATGACCAAAATTCTCGGTAGTCTCCCGCATAAATTTCGCAGTTTCCGTCAGGCTTGGCTATTTCTCGATGAAGAAAACAAACTATCGCGAATTTGACCGCCAGACTCATCGACGAGGACACATCTCTCACCGAGATAGATAATACCGAGAAGGCTCTCGCAGCAGCAACGCTTGTAAACAAAACCAGTGAGCATCAGCAGAAGAAGAAACCTAAAGCTAACATAACCTGCTACAGCTGTAATAAGAAGGGGCATTACGCCCGAGACTGCCGTTCTAAGAAGAAGGgggagaaaggaaagaagggGAAAGAGGACGCGGCCGATTCCCAGAACTCAACAGCCTTATCTGCTGTTTTGAAAACAGAAGcgaatttctctgctcatgaCGACGAGTGAATTATGGACAGTGGGGCATCTGTCCTCGTTACTTATCGGCGCGACTATTTGTCCGAATTCGTGGAAACGCCCAATGCCACGAATATTTCGCTCGGCAATAACACTGAGCTCGTAATTCGCGGGAAAGGCACAGTCACAATCAAGAGTTACATCGATGGTGCATGGAGTGTTAATAAAATCGAGAACGTTCACTACGTTCCCTTTATGACCAGAAATTTATTATCCGAAGGCACAATGACACGCAAAGGATTTAAGATAAACAAAGAAGGAGAGATAGTTCAAGTCCTCCTCAAGGGTAAAGTCATTGTTGTCGGCAAGCGAgcggataataatttatacgtgATGAACTTTACAACGATAGTTCAACCTAGTGTGAATGTGGCCGATAAAGCGAAGGATTTAAAAATGTGGCATGAAAGACTCGGTCACATTAATCTCCGATACCTACGTGAAGCAGTCGCTAAAAATATGATCGACGGAGTTGAGTTGTGTGATAAAGCAGATTTCTTCTGCGaagcgtgtgtgtatacattcAAGATTCCATTACGAACAAAAAAGCAATTGGTTATCGCATTGAAGGTGCAATACCTTCAACATCAAAGAGTTCGAAGCGTTTGAAACTCGATGAAAACA
The sequence above is a segment of the Athalia rosae chromosome 5, iyAthRosa1.1, whole genome shotgun sequence genome. Coding sequences within it:
- the LOC125500995 gene encoding uncharacterized protein LOC125500995 gives rise to the protein MATINCDKKGFQALLQHCATAKHTANARTKLDVHQLHLTKKPSNLVGQTLQASETDTPNQIELFSSKSAATKAEILWCLKIVVSDWSAASSQGIPDLFKEMFPNSVPIAFTLSPAKLRYVITVALGPYFRETILEDCSAAWYTLIYDETTNNESKKELQVALRYWSETEELVVIHHLETFFLGQAKAEDLEESIYKALDNAGLPVHRLLMLGSDGPNVNKKVFRLVNEHAKIGRNKGLLDIGTCNIHIVHNAFLKGLEQLGHNVSQLAIQVFYYFDGWPKRWEDYTIIQQNCSVPFHRFIKHVPSRWLTLQDSARRLLEQWEAIREFFLKAVPKQKQLPSKHGDDIATTLKNPTLKAEICFVIESADVHQSFTRKYHCQEPLIHDELKLLFHTLAGRICKTHVLANPLNENDPFLHKNLLPVAEVYCTSEVQDILKSLPGVDRVHFLKKAQNHYLEAAKHILTKTCLFIGTVTKHFRCLQPEAIKKEAFIRSIQKIVDALPLEISSIKLADEWKMLAMEKLPDNKSQRIDHFWREIMKLKTGLGEQKYPNISKIVKASLSLSHGSADIERGFSSSGRILTQDKTAMSLKTLNAKIYIKDGMKRFQNKPELVPMTKKLILAAESAHLKYKNYLEEVARAAKEEEVTRNAEKPEIEKKRALKEKMEQSRKKLKILETEFKSADQEEKQQRKLADKLFTEANDRLNRAIGNKDMEEIQLAQSMLQSVKHLRKEEDNKKSKRESIYKKLEVKKSYLINKADSK